In Lemur catta isolate mLemCat1 chromosome 1, mLemCat1.pri, whole genome shotgun sequence, one DNA window encodes the following:
- the LOC123630126 gene encoding transcription factor BTF3 homolog 4-like isoform X2 yields the protein MNQEKIAKLQAQVRKGGKDTARRKKVVHRIAIADDKKLQSSLKKLAVNNIAGIEKSWIAKHPNQKTLMREMMTFQIL from the exons ATGAATCAAGAAAAGATAGCCAAACTACAGGCTCAGGTCCGGAAAGGGGGCAAGGATACAGCCCGCAGAAAGAAGGTCGTACACAGAATAGCTATAGCGGATGACAAAAAGCTTCAGAGTTCTCTAAAAAAACTGGCTGTGAATAATATAGCTGGTATTGAAAAG TCTTGGATAGCAAAGCACCCAAACCAGAAGACACTGATGAGGGAGATGATGACGTTCCAGATCTTGTAG
- the LOC123630126 gene encoding transcription factor BTF3 homolog 4-like isoform X1, protein MNQEKIAKLQAQVRKGGKDTARRKKVVHRIAIADDKKLQSSLKKLAVNNIAGIEKVNMIKNYGTVIHFYNPKVHASLFNNTFAITGHAEAKTITEMLPEISGQLGADSLKSLRKLAEQFPRQVLDSKAPKPEDTDEGDDDVPDLVENFDEASKNKAN, encoded by the coding sequence ATGAATCAAGAAAAGATAGCCAAACTACAGGCTCAGGTCCGGAAAGGGGGCAAGGATACAGCCCGCAGAAAGAAGGTCGTACACAGAATAGCTATAGCGGATGACAAAAAGCTTCAGAGTTCTCTAAAAAAACTGGCTGTGAATAATATAGCTGGTATTGAAAAGGTGAACATGATTAAAAATTATGGGACAGTTATTCATTTCTACAATCCCAAAGTCCACGCTTCCCTGTTTAATAACACCTTTGCAATTACTGGTCATGCAGAAGCTAAAACAATCACAGAAATGCTTCCTGAAATATCAGGTCAGCTTGGTGCTGACAGCTTAAAAAGCCTTAGGAAGTTAGCTGAACAGTTCCCACGGCAAGTCTTGGATAGCAAAGCACCCAAACCAGAAGACACTGATGAGGGAGATGATGACGTTCCAGATCTTGTAGAAAACTTTGATGAGGCATCAAAGAATAAAGCTAACTAA